The following are from one region of the Thiocapsa rosea genome:
- a CDS encoding AAA family ATPase, translating into MTPSDLKPVRDHIASRIIGQASFIDSMLICLLSDGHLLVEGMPGLAKTTAVKALADALQGDFHRIQFTPDLLPSDLIGTDIYRHEKGEFEFRPGPLFHNILLADEVNRAPAKVQSALLESMAEHQITVGLKTYPLPKLFMVLATQNPVEQEGTYHLPEAQLDRFLMQAVVTYPSRDEELMILELDARQQKEPETAPVERLSQADLFAMRRDVATLYLDPKLHSYIVDLVQATRQPKLYDSDLGRWCRFGASPRASIAVARCSRARAWLDGDDFVAPHHIQAVVPEILRHRLLLTFEAEAEGVTTDVFVNRLLTLVAIP; encoded by the coding sequence ATGACGCCAAGCGATCTCAAGCCCGTTCGCGACCACATCGCCTCCCGCATCATCGGACAAGCATCCTTCATCGACAGCATGCTGATCTGCCTGCTGAGCGACGGGCATCTCTTGGTCGAGGGCATGCCGGGTCTGGCCAAAACCACCGCGGTGAAGGCCCTGGCCGATGCGCTGCAGGGCGACTTTCACCGCATCCAGTTCACCCCGGATCTCTTGCCCTCGGACCTCATCGGCACCGATATCTATCGGCACGAAAAGGGCGAGTTCGAGTTCCGACCCGGCCCGCTCTTCCACAACATCCTGCTCGCCGACGAGGTCAACCGCGCACCGGCCAAGGTCCAATCGGCCTTGCTGGAGTCGATGGCCGAGCACCAGATCACGGTCGGTCTCAAGACCTATCCGCTGCCCAAGCTCTTCATGGTGCTGGCGACCCAAAACCCGGTGGAGCAGGAAGGCACCTATCATCTGCCCGAGGCGCAGCTCGACCGCTTCCTGATGCAGGCCGTCGTGACCTACCCCAGCCGCGACGAAGAGCTGATGATCCTCGAACTCGACGCCCGACAACAGAAGGAGCCGGAGACCGCCCCGGTCGAGCGTCTGAGTCAAGCCGATCTCTTCGCCATGCGCCGCGACGTCGCAACCCTCTACCTGGATCCGAAGCTGCACAGCTATATCGTCGACCTGGTGCAGGCGACCCGCCAGCCTAAGCTCTACGACTCCGATTTGGGGCGCTGGTGCCGGTTCGGTGCCTCGCCGCGCGCCAGTATCGCGGTCGCCCGCTGCTCCCGCGCGCGGGCTTGGCTCGACGGCGACGACTTCGTCGCACCGCACCATATCCAGGCCGTCGTCCCCGAGATCCTGCGCCATCGTCTGCTGCTGACCTTCGAGGCCGAGGCCGAGGGGGTGACTACGGACGTCTTCGTGAACCGACTCCTGACCCTGGTGGCCATCCCCTGA
- a CDS encoding dynamin family protein: MMSQSMKGGVLRNDQRVILAGRIDKVLAGHHPSIGEITRRIQHLAREPLTVVVMGEFSAGKSSFLNRLLGTDALPVAILPKTATITRLVYGAAGAAGPVEIDREVADGIETTTISHQDFAELQRAAKLHDIAVAQDLARIREVRVFLDEPLLTRLQLVDTPGFNHDLAMDNRTLGILDSTDLVLWITDALQPAKQTEFEKLRLLKERAKRIWLIVNKADVNVADAAAWEESRRSLENYFGDIGFLDFFESRSVELISCRQTDDFWAGRFEQTKSRLGADIFNLDTLWSSNLVGDEWQRLGTALTDEAARYQELERRCDALQALTDVEALAVRRLGDLHTALAPQIRALDDALRQHGADGRQALPMGIASVNSFFMEYTRAPLVAAFHALACFYEECLAKWRIQHLTESIRLLDVVQGTLPAEQAALRADVLALRDYDRLLLRRLIDASNRISDHSLSGLERTVELLDHLGVQFEAVDWRFSLSIDEDKVLSVGDSGTVGTLPKYRQQQLREALERDFRLDLERIAREPCCVGLLAQLADLHRGTGERLTKAQQIWSNHDATGTDAD, from the coding sequence ATGATGAGCCAATCCATGAAGGGCGGAGTGCTCCGCAATGACCAGCGCGTCATTCTGGCAGGCAGGATCGACAAGGTCCTCGCCGGGCATCACCCGTCCATCGGCGAGATCACTCGCCGCATTCAACACCTGGCGCGGGAACCGCTGACCGTGGTCGTGATGGGCGAATTCAGCGCCGGAAAGTCCAGCTTTCTGAACCGCCTGCTCGGCACCGACGCACTGCCGGTCGCGATCCTGCCAAAGACCGCCACCATTACCCGGCTCGTCTACGGGGCAGCGGGCGCCGCGGGGCCGGTCGAGATCGACCGGGAGGTCGCCGATGGCATCGAGACGACGACGATCAGCCATCAGGACTTTGCCGAGCTGCAACGGGCCGCCAAGCTCCACGACATCGCCGTGGCCCAGGACCTTGCGCGCATTCGCGAGGTTCGGGTCTTCTTGGACGAGCCGCTGCTGACCCGGCTGCAACTGGTCGATACCCCCGGATTCAATCACGATCTGGCAATGGACAACCGCACGCTCGGCATTCTCGACAGCACCGATCTCGTGCTCTGGATCACCGATGCGCTGCAGCCGGCCAAGCAGACCGAGTTCGAGAAGCTGCGGCTGCTCAAGGAGCGGGCCAAGCGCATCTGGCTGATCGTCAATAAGGCAGACGTGAACGTGGCCGATGCCGCTGCCTGGGAGGAATCCCGTCGCAGCCTCGAGAACTACTTCGGCGACATCGGCTTTCTGGACTTCTTCGAGTCCCGGTCCGTGGAGCTGATCTCCTGCCGGCAGACCGATGACTTCTGGGCAGGCAGGTTCGAGCAGACCAAGTCCCGTCTGGGTGCGGACATCTTCAATCTGGATACCCTGTGGTCCAGCAACCTGGTCGGAGACGAGTGGCAGCGCCTCGGCACGGCGCTGACCGACGAGGCAGCGCGGTATCAGGAACTGGAGCGACGCTGTGACGCTCTGCAGGCCCTCACCGATGTCGAAGCCCTCGCGGTGCGACGTCTCGGCGACCTGCACACGGCGCTTGCACCGCAGATTAGGGCGCTGGACGACGCCCTGCGTCAACACGGCGCTGATGGGCGTCAAGCCTTGCCGATGGGAATCGCATCGGTGAACTCCTTTTTCATGGAATACACCCGCGCACCGCTGGTAGCGGCGTTTCATGCACTGGCCTGCTTCTATGAGGAGTGTCTCGCCAAGTGGCGGATCCAGCACCTGACCGAGTCCATCCGCTTGCTCGACGTGGTGCAGGGCACGCTGCCCGCTGAGCAGGCAGCCCTGCGCGCCGATGTGCTGGCTCTGCGCGATTATGACCGATTGCTGCTGCGGCGACTGATCGACGCCAGCAACCGCATCAGCGACCACAGCCTGTCGGGGCTGGAACGCACGGTGGAGCTGCTCGATCACCTGGGTGTCCAATTCGAGGCTGTCGACTGGAGATTTTCGCTGAGTATCGACGAAGATAAGGTGTTGTCGGTCGGGGACTCCGGCACCGTAGGAACCCTACCCAAATACCGCCAACAACAACTGCGGGAGGCTCTGGAACGGGATTTCCGGCTGGACCTCGAACGCATCGCCCGCGAACCTTGCTGCGTTGGTCTGCTCGCGCAATTGGCTGACCTGCACCGAGGGACGGGCGAACGCCTGACCAAGGCCCAACAGATTTGGAGTAACCATGATGCAACCGGCACTGACGCTGACTGA
- a CDS encoding dynamin family protein, whose translation MEPADPIADRLQTLYTLLDEAGGIEGLAPLDLAAERTLLDQLRAEQDRPLRVAVIGEFSTGKSTFINAILGQDLLPARFLPTTRQVMRLRHSDDPPKVAVADDDWADAVDTGAESPASRPLTRDAVRELAETGQPLDLALPIPAPWSDFVIYDTPGVNDAATMSETVIFDLMDEVDVVVMMLRAQQALTASESDFLGHLVRRKDLDKFFFNINFCDSQPPEQVAALRAYVTRTLGELRNWPIRSLRERVFTCSARQSLDPVLDASDGSGSAPSNEHAALLTAVHVWATTRRQALLDEGADGLLRTVAESAAGKLTAALDAASDEDAQQGRAIIAITAAVTEFRVAIREDELVLQQRVSERKATLLADVADAFAGIETALLTWVGTASLDDLAGDGPAKRLRVAVEERLAPLLCVFRDDLGQSFADLDQRIAPVVARTSDRLQGIRHGLDVGPLLAGTSLATAGYLVVSAALPWVLGATGALAVTAGLASMIPVIGGAVGALVGAGLGAAATGLPRLLTGIASGTMGGYRWLRDLTRNWQEQRTRADYEAQLRALVEDLRRQITTRLDQAVDPARLIEGALTARFPEALLLEERRLQVARLDRDRLRDARQGLADLRGRFIAAIPLPQRRPGLDAPEDSPHA comes from the coding sequence ATGGAACCCGCCGACCCCATCGCTGACCGCCTCCAAACGCTCTACACCCTACTCGACGAGGCCGGCGGTATCGAGGGCCTCGCACCGCTGGATCTGGCCGCCGAACGCACCCTGCTCGACCAGTTGCGTGCGGAGCAGGATCGCCCGCTGAGGGTGGCCGTGATCGGCGAGTTCAGCACCGGAAAGTCTACGTTCATCAACGCCATCCTGGGCCAAGATCTGCTGCCGGCTCGGTTCCTGCCGACCACCCGGCAGGTGATGCGCCTTCGCCACAGCGATGATCCGCCGAAAGTCGCCGTTGCCGACGATGATTGGGCAGATGCCGTGGACACGGGCGCTGAATCCCCGGCATCACGTCCACTGACCCGAGATGCGGTGCGCGAACTTGCCGAGACGGGTCAGCCGCTTGATCTCGCGCTGCCGATCCCGGCGCCTTGGTCGGATTTCGTCATCTACGACACGCCCGGCGTGAACGACGCCGCCACGATGAGCGAGACGGTGATCTTCGACCTGATGGATGAGGTGGACGTGGTGGTCATGATGCTGCGCGCCCAGCAGGCGCTGACCGCCTCCGAGAGCGACTTTCTCGGCCATCTGGTGCGCCGCAAGGATCTCGACAAGTTCTTCTTCAACATTAATTTCTGCGACAGCCAGCCCCCGGAGCAGGTCGCTGCGCTGCGGGCGTATGTGACCCGCACCCTCGGGGAGCTGCGCAACTGGCCGATCAGATCCCTCCGCGAGCGGGTGTTCACCTGCAGCGCCCGGCAGAGCCTGGACCCGGTCCTCGACGCGAGTGATGGGAGCGGGAGCGCACCCTCCAACGAGCACGCGGCGCTACTCACCGCGGTTCATGTCTGGGCCACGACGCGTCGGCAGGCGCTGCTGGACGAGGGCGCGGACGGTCTGCTGCGCACGGTGGCGGAGTCGGCGGCTGGCAAGCTCACTGCTGCCCTGGACGCCGCAAGCGATGAGGACGCGCAGCAGGGGCGGGCAATCATCGCCATCACCGCTGCCGTAACTGAGTTCCGGGTCGCCATTCGCGAGGACGAACTCGTCCTGCAACAGCGTGTCAGCGAGCGGAAGGCGACGCTGCTGGCCGATGTGGCCGACGCCTTCGCGGGCATCGAGACGGCGCTTCTGACCTGGGTCGGCACCGCAAGCCTGGATGATCTCGCCGGAGACGGACCGGCCAAGCGTCTGCGGGTGGCCGTGGAGGAGCGCCTGGCGCCCCTGCTCTGTGTCTTTCGCGATGATCTGGGGCAGTCCTTCGCGGACCTCGATCAGCGTATCGCGCCGGTGGTGGCGCGCACCAGCGACCGGCTGCAGGGGATTCGGCATGGACTTGACGTCGGACCACTGCTCGCCGGCACCAGCCTGGCCACGGCCGGTTACCTGGTGGTCAGCGCTGCGTTGCCCTGGGTGCTCGGGGCGACCGGTGCGCTGGCCGTCACCGCCGGGCTGGCCAGCATGATCCCAGTCATCGGCGGTGCCGTCGGCGCACTCGTCGGCGCCGGGCTCGGCGCGGCGGCCACCGGCCTGCCGCGGCTGCTCACGGGCATCGCGAGCGGCACCATGGGCGGCTACCGCTGGCTCCGCGACCTCACCCGCAACTGGCAGGAGCAACGCACGCGGGCGGACTACGAGGCACAACTCAGGGCGCTGGTCGAGGACCTGCGTCGGCAGATCACGACCCGACTCGACCAGGCCGTCGACCCGGCACGGCTGATCGAGGGCGCGCTCACGGCGCGCTTCCCCGAGGCCCTGCTGCTGGAGGAGCGCCGACTGCAGGTCGCGCGGCTGGATCGCGACCGGCTGCGCGATGCCCGGCAAGGGCTTGCGGATCTACGCGGCCGGTTCATCGCTGCCATCCCGCTCCCGCAAAGACGCCCTGGGTTGGACGCCCCGGAGGACTCCCCTCATGCCTGA
- a CDS encoding IclR family transcriptional regulator: MIDQSKPDHIQAHIQVIDRAAALLDAIARYSEPVSLKILAAETGLHASTAHRILASLIQNRFVEKDAVGRYRLGLRLLQLGVRLHANVDVRAIARPVMESLRDRLGETVNLTIREGDAVVYIEKATPNRMIHVQQLVGSRAPLHVTAVGKLMLGAAGEEAIRAYAARTNLPAYTRNSVSTLPRLLAECRESLEQGYALDNEEAELDVGCIGVLLYDSTGNVSAGLSVSAPIERRRLEWTADLIEAAERLSAQLGHQPPRPQTQPA, translated from the coding sequence ATGATCGATCAATCCAAACCCGATCACATCCAAGCCCACATCCAGGTCATCGACCGCGCCGCCGCCCTCCTGGACGCCATCGCCCGTTATTCCGAGCCGGTGAGTCTCAAGATTCTGGCTGCCGAGACGGGGCTTCATGCCTCGACCGCGCATCGCATCCTGGCATCGCTGATCCAGAACCGGTTCGTCGAGAAAGACGCGGTCGGGCGTTACCGTCTCGGGCTGCGGTTGCTGCAATTGGGTGTGAGACTGCACGCCAACGTCGATGTCCGCGCCATCGCCCGACCCGTGATGGAGTCGCTGCGGGATCGCCTGGGCGAGACGGTGAACCTGACCATCCGCGAGGGCGACGCCGTGGTCTACATCGAGAAGGCGACGCCGAACCGGATGATCCACGTGCAGCAACTGGTTGGCTCGCGTGCCCCGCTGCACGTCACTGCAGTCGGCAAGCTGATGCTGGGTGCCGCCGGCGAGGAGGCGATCCGGGCCTATGCCGCACGCACCAATCTGCCCGCCTACACCCGCAACAGCGTGAGCACCCTCCCCCGCCTACTCGCCGAATGCCGCGAGTCGCTGGAACAAGGATACGCCTTGGACAACGAGGAGGCCGAGCTCGATGTCGGCTGCATCGGCGTTCTGCTCTACGACAGCACGGGCAACGTGAGCGCAGGGCTGTCGGTCTCCGCACCGATCGAGCGCCGCCGTCTCGAGTGGACCGCGGATCTCATCGAGGCCGCCGAGCGTCTCTCCGCGCAGCTCGGTCATCAGCCGCCGCGACCGCAAACCCAACCGGCCTGA
- a CDS encoding dynamin family protein has translation MPDFETFAHRKQQLQDHYERLIALIAERGVVPEPEADLALLRGARDALTGDLLFRVLCVGDFSTGKSSFINRFLLEQDLLPAWAWPTTTLPTRIRFGAQTRAIRFRPSVQEGADLEAEEVTENIAETLKNWVSTAAKDKVTDRAFPVIVEAPAPRLAAGVEIVDAPGLNDPNPERMKLTLDYLHQADGVLFFINADKPWTKYQKDFFDGELLIRDLLGRLFIIVNYWDCVPASEREEVLDYIRQQVQASLARRGTALTGQPIPILPVSAKTGENAALIQQEVWDVLGARKSTDVLALRVARFNQEVAKYLGLLDDRLALLGLDAQGQSRRRAQLQQEVKDYEQQREVFLAGLSRLLAVEFQSYRVDFQRLFEGLEADVAALQQEALAMRSTKDVNDLLARRISRLQKQAARQMSDLDAAFLTRLKATIEQKKADIRALPSTAVTIEEYVLRWQGLDGNPLAQAAPLAGGVGLAGLLLGAGTFWQTATLTTATPGILASVGTFITGAPAATASSFMLLGVPAIAIGGLLIAAAFFLRQNDQTKLAEQVRAACAQLAERVEDEKWKTLDQLKTNQAQRIAQICADVDDDISRTWRETIAELDAIQHIEDQGAALRALRDALQRLTLRVNP, from the coding sequence ATGCCTGACTTCGAGACCTTTGCGCACCGCAAACAACAGCTTCAAGATCATTACGAGCGGCTGATCGCGCTGATCGCGGAGCGCGGGGTGGTGCCTGAACCCGAAGCGGACCTGGCCCTGCTGCGCGGCGCTCGGGACGCGCTGACCGGAGACCTGCTGTTCCGGGTGCTCTGTGTCGGCGACTTCAGCACGGGCAAGAGCAGCTTCATCAACCGCTTCCTGCTGGAGCAGGACCTGTTGCCGGCCTGGGCCTGGCCTACCACGACACTGCCGACCCGGATCCGCTTCGGCGCGCAGACGCGGGCCATCCGCTTTCGGCCCTCCGTGCAGGAGGGTGCGGACCTGGAGGCCGAGGAGGTGACGGAGAACATCGCGGAGACCCTGAAAAACTGGGTCTCCACCGCGGCAAAGGACAAGGTGACTGATCGCGCTTTCCCGGTCATCGTCGAGGCCCCCGCGCCCCGGCTCGCCGCCGGGGTCGAGATCGTTGATGCCCCGGGACTCAATGACCCGAACCCCGAGCGCATGAAATTGACGCTGGACTATCTGCATCAGGCCGATGGGGTGCTCTTCTTCATCAACGCAGACAAACCCTGGACCAAGTATCAGAAGGACTTCTTCGACGGCGAGCTACTGATCCGGGACCTGCTCGGTCGACTCTTCATCATCGTCAATTACTGGGATTGCGTCCCAGCATCGGAGCGCGAGGAGGTTCTGGACTATATCCGCCAGCAGGTCCAGGCGTCGCTGGCCAGGAGAGGGACGGCCTTGACCGGCCAGCCCATCCCGATCCTGCCGGTCTCGGCCAAGACCGGCGAGAACGCCGCATTAATTCAGCAAGAGGTCTGGGATGTCCTTGGCGCTCGCAAGTCGACGGATGTGCTGGCGTTGCGGGTTGCTCGCTTCAACCAAGAGGTGGCGAAATATCTCGGACTACTCGACGACCGCCTCGCGCTGCTCGGGCTAGACGCCCAGGGCCAATCGCGCCGGCGCGCGCAGTTGCAGCAGGAGGTCAAGGACTACGAGCAGCAGCGCGAGGTCTTCCTCGCGGGTCTCAGTCGGTTGCTCGCAGTCGAGTTTCAGTCCTACCGGGTCGATTTCCAGCGGCTCTTCGAAGGGCTGGAGGCCGATGTCGCAGCCCTGCAACAGGAGGCACTCGCCATGCGCTCGACCAAGGACGTCAACGACCTTCTCGCCCGACGCATCAGCCGGCTACAGAAGCAGGCGGCCCGACAGATGAGCGATCTGGACGCCGCCTTTCTCACGCGTCTCAAGGCCACGATCGAACAGAAGAAGGCCGACATTCGCGCCCTGCCGAGCACCGCCGTCACGATCGAGGAATATGTGCTGCGCTGGCAGGGTCTGGACGGCAACCCCCTCGCGCAGGCGGCTCCACTCGCCGGCGGGGTCGGTCTTGCCGGACTCCTGCTGGGTGCGGGCACATTCTGGCAGACCGCGACCCTGACCACGGCGACCCCTGGCATCCTGGCCTCTGTCGGCACCTTCATCACCGGTGCCCCCGCCGCGACCGCCTCCAGTTTCATGCTCCTCGGGGTGCCGGCGATAGCGATCGGCGGCCTGCTGATCGCGGCGGCCTTCTTTCTGCGGCAGAACGACCAGACCAAACTCGCGGAGCAGGTACGCGCTGCCTGTGCCCAACTGGCCGAGCGCGTCGAGGATGAGAAATGGAAGACCCTCGACCAGCTTAAGACCAATCAGGCCCAGCGCATCGCGCAGATCTGCGCGGACGTGGATGATGACATCAGCCGCACCTGGCGGGAGACGATTGCGGAACTGGACGCCATCCAGCACATCGAGGACCAGGGCGCCGCACTCCGTGCGCTGCGCGATGCCCTCCAGCGGCTGACCTTGCGGGTGAATCCATGA
- a CDS encoding nucleoside recognition domain-containing protein produces the protein MNGIFFGIVLIGFLTTAWRELTLPVVEGTQTPMAVLSSEMLGAASGAVELAIGLVGVMTLFLGLMKVAEAGGMLVVIARLIRPLMTRLFPEVPPDHPAMGAMILNMSANALGLGNAATPFGIRAMQELDKLNTRPGTATNSMALFLAINTSSVTLLPTGVIALRAAAGSSDPAGILPTTLFATLCATIAAVVAARVYQRFAPLGPLEPSAPNTATAPIENTTAGNDQPADLPADSGTYPVWISILALGGVVALIPAAILWGDRVSPWIVPSLMLGFLLFGVMRGVRVYEVFVEGAQEGFQVALRIIPYLVAILVAVAMFRASGAMDVLINLLGGFTSRVGLPAEALPMALLRPLSGSGAYGIMASIINDPAIGPDSYVGYLVSTLQGSTETTFYVLAVYFGAVRIRRIRHTLAAALTADLVAVIAAVAACWFLFAGI, from the coding sequence ATGAACGGGATCTTCTTCGGCATCGTTCTGATCGGCTTTCTCACCACCGCCTGGCGGGAGCTGACCCTACCCGTGGTCGAGGGCACACAGACGCCCATGGCCGTGCTGTCGAGCGAGATGCTGGGGGCCGCGAGCGGTGCGGTGGAGTTGGCCATCGGCTTGGTCGGGGTGATGACGCTGTTTCTCGGACTGATGAAGGTCGCGGAGGCCGGCGGGATGCTTGTCGTCATCGCACGCCTGATCCGCCCGCTGATGACACGCCTCTTTCCGGAGGTGCCTCCCGATCATCCGGCGATGGGGGCCATGATCCTGAACATGTCGGCCAACGCGCTCGGGCTGGGCAACGCAGCGACCCCCTTCGGCATCCGCGCGATGCAGGAGCTCGATAAGCTCAATACGCGGCCCGGCACGGCGACCAACTCGATGGCGCTCTTTCTCGCCATCAACACCTCGAGCGTGACCCTGCTGCCGACCGGCGTGATCGCATTGCGCGCCGCGGCGGGATCGAGCGATCCGGCCGGGATCCTGCCGACGACCCTCTTCGCGACCTTGTGCGCTACCATCGCTGCTGTTGTCGCAGCACGTGTCTATCAGCGCTTCGCACCACTCGGACCGCTCGAGCCAAGCGCACCGAACACGGCGACGGCTCCGATCGAGAACACAACGGCCGGCAACGATCAGCCCGCCGATCTACCCGCCGACTCCGGCACCTACCCGGTGTGGATCTCGATCCTGGCCCTGGGTGGCGTGGTCGCGCTCATCCCGGCAGCGATCCTCTGGGGCGACCGCGTCTCGCCCTGGATCGTGCCCTCGCTGATGCTGGGATTTCTGCTGTTCGGGGTGATGCGCGGTGTGCGCGTCTACGAGGTGTTCGTGGAGGGCGCCCAAGAGGGCTTTCAGGTCGCGCTGCGGATCATTCCCTATCTGGTCGCCATCCTGGTCGCGGTCGCCATGTTCCGCGCTAGCGGTGCAATGGACGTGCTGATCAACCTGCTCGGCGGTTTCACCTCGCGGGTCGGCCTGCCCGCCGAGGCCCTGCCGATGGCATTGCTCCGCCCGCTGTCGGGCTCCGGCGCCTATGGCATCATGGCCTCCATCATCAACGACCCCGCCATCGGCCCGGACAGCTACGTCGGCTATCTGGTCTCGACCCTACAGGGATCGACCGAAACCACCTTCTACGTGCTCGCGGTCTATTTCGGCGCCGTGCGGATCCGGCGGATTCGCCATACGCTGGCCGCGGCACTGACCGCCGATCTGGTTGCTGTGATTGCGGCTGTGGCCGCGTGTTGGTTTCTTTTCGCTGGCATTTGA
- a CDS encoding ATP-binding protein: MTRKILPIGIQTFREIRDGDHYYVDKTDFARRLIGEGKYYFLSRPRRFGKSLFLDTLGELFAGNEPLFRGLHIHDHWDWTTRYPVIRLSFGGGVIRSPDELEGKIQDLLDENARRLGINADGRTLSGRFARLIREAGQERRVVVLVDEYDKPILDNLAHPELARQLRDELRNLYSVIKDSDAHIRFAFLTGVSKFSKVSLFSGLNNLRDITLSREYSAICGYTEADLDCIFAPELEGLNRERIRLWYNGYNWTGEAVYNPFDVLLLFKERQFRPWWFETGTPTFLVDLLTERETWLPRLGHMETDATLLSAFEVDRIATEALLFQSGYLTIEREEEISGTYFYQLRYPNREVYQSLNGALLSAWTPPDQTEVQHRKSLHRLLLANDFAGLERLFTAFFASIPNDWYRNNPIARYEGYYASVFYAYFAALGLDLTPEESSHAGRLDLALRFNGQVYLFEFKVVELEPEGRALQQIKERGYADKYRADGQPIHLIGVEFSRERRQVVGFAVETLD, from the coding sequence ATGACCCGGAAGATCCTGCCCATCGGCATCCAGACCTTTCGCGAGATCCGCGACGGTGACCACTATTATGTCGACAAGACCGATTTTGCTCGGCGTCTGATCGGCGAGGGCAAATATTACTTCCTCTCGCGCCCGCGACGCTTCGGCAAATCGCTCTTTCTCGACACGCTGGGCGAGCTGTTCGCGGGCAACGAGCCCTTGTTTCGCGGCCTTCACATCCATGACCACTGGGATTGGACGACGCGCTATCCGGTTATCCGATTGAGCTTCGGCGGCGGGGTGATCCGGTCACCCGATGAACTCGAGGGCAAGATCCAAGATCTGCTCGACGAGAACGCTCGGAGGCTCGGCATCAATGCGGACGGGCGGACCTTGTCCGGGCGTTTCGCCCGTCTGATCCGCGAGGCCGGGCAGGAGCGGCGCGTGGTGGTCCTCGTCGACGAATACGACAAGCCGATCCTCGACAATCTCGCTCACCCGGAGCTCGCCCGTCAGCTGCGCGACGAGCTGCGTAACCTCTACTCGGTGATCAAGGATTCCGACGCCCATATTCGCTTCGCCTTTCTGACCGGGGTCAGCAAATTCAGCAAGGTCAGCCTCTTCTCGGGGCTCAACAATCTGCGCGATATCACCCTGTCACGCGAGTATTCGGCCATCTGCGGCTATACGGAGGCGGACCTGGACTGTATCTTCGCCCCGGAGCTTGAGGGGTTGAACCGCGAGCGGATCCGACTCTGGTACAACGGCTACAACTGGACCGGCGAGGCCGTCTACAACCCCTTCGATGTGCTGTTGCTGTTTAAGGAGCGCCAGTTCCGCCCTTGGTGGTTCGAGACCGGCACCCCGACCTTTCTCGTGGACCTGCTCACCGAACGCGAGACCTGGCTCCCCCGGCTCGGCCACATGGAGACCGACGCCACACTGCTCTCCGCCTTCGAGGTCGACCGCATCGCGACCGAGGCGCTGCTCTTCCAGAGCGGCTATCTCACCATCGAGCGCGAGGAGGAGATCAGCGGCACCTATTTCTATCAACTGCGCTATCCCAATCGCGAGGTCTACCAGAGCCTCAACGGCGCCTTGCTCAGCGCATGGACGCCGCCCGACCAGACCGAGGTCCAACATCGCAAATCGCTTCATCGCCTGCTGCTGGCCAATGACTTTGCCGGACTGGAGCGGCTCTTCACCGCCTTCTTCGCGAGCATCCCCAACGATTGGTATCGCAACAACCCGATCGCCCGCTACGAGGGCTATTACGCGAGCGTTTTCTATGCCTATTTCGCCGCACTCGGATTGGATCTGACCCCTGAGGAAAGCAGCCACGCCGGCCGGCTGGATCTGGCCCTGCGCTTCAACGGGCAGGTCTATCTGTTCGAGTTCAAGGTGGTCGAATTGGAGCCGGAGGGCCGGGCTTTGCAACAGATCAAGGAGCGCGGCTACGCGGACAAATACCGCGCGGACGGCCAGCCCATCCACCTGATCGGCGTGGAATTCAGCCGCGAGCGCCGACAGGTGGTCGGCTTCGCTGTCGAGACCTTGGATTGA